The following coding sequences are from one Gossypium hirsutum isolate 1008001.06 chromosome A12, Gossypium_hirsutum_v2.1, whole genome shotgun sequence window:
- the LOC107933621 gene encoding zinc-finger homeodomain protein 2, with protein sequence MEFEEQEEEMGLAPSYNSLVNSTAVKMSAAEPGSITPTGQQQQQQRKRSYRECLKNHAVGIGGHAVDGCGEFMPAGTEGTLDALKCAACNCHRNFHRKETEPGSPNTFPSTDLYFHQPPQFTPYFRAPTGYLHVAGQQRLLALPSTSGGGGGHSREDQEDVSNQGSSRKRFRTKFTHDQKEKMLELAERIGWRIQKHDEPLVQQFCNENGVKRQVFKVWMHNNKHTLGKKP encoded by the coding sequence ATGGAGTTCGAGGAACAAGAAGAAGAGATGGGTTTGGCACCAAGTTATAACTCGCTAGTAAACTCAACCGCAGTCAAAATGTCAGCTGCTGAACCGGGTTCAATAACTCCAACCGGTCAGCAACAGCAGCAACAGAGGAAGCGAAGTTATAGAGAGTGTTTGAAGAACCACGCGGTGGGTATCGGCGGTCACGCCGTCGACGGTTGCGGTGAGTTCATGCCGGCTGGAACTGAAGGTACACTCGACGCTCTCAAATGCGCAGCTTGTAACTGCCACCGTAACTTCCATCGTAAGGAAACGGAACCGGGTTCTCCAAACACCTTCCCCTCGACGGACCTCTACTTCCACCAGCCACCGCAATTCACACCTTACTTTAGAGCACCAACGGGTTACCTCCACGTGGCGGGACAGCAAAGGCTATTAGCTTTGCCCTCGACGTCGGGAGGTGGAGGAGGACACAGCAGGGAGGATCAAGAGGATGTTTCGAATCAAGGGAGTTCAAGGAAGAGGTTTAGAACAAAGTTCACACATGATCAAAAGGAGAAGATGTTGGAGTTGGCTGAGAGGATAGGGTGGCGGATTCAGAAACATGATGAACCGCTCGTTCAACAGTTCTGCAATGAAAATGGTGTAAAAAGGCAAGTCTTCAAAGTTTGGATGCATAATAACAAGCACACACTTGGTAAGAAACCCTAG